One genomic window of Punica granatum isolate Tunisia-2019 chromosome 1, ASM765513v2, whole genome shotgun sequence includes the following:
- the LOC116210455 gene encoding protein LIGHT-DEPENDENT SHORT HYPOCOTYLS 10-like: MSSGENSRVNPVEGSSRSPIVDHQVPAHPQAVVAPLSRYESQKRRDWNTFGQYLRNRKPPIPLSQCNCNHVLDFLRYLDQFGKTKVHLHGCVFFGQPDPPAPCTCPLRQAWGSLDALIGRLRAAYEENGGTPETNPFGNGAIRVYLREVRECQAKARGIPYKKKKKKKSQLKTISGSTRQDSRQSAS; this comes from the coding sequence ATGTCATCAGGTGAGAATAGTAGAGTAAACCCCGTCGAGGGATCATCCCGATCACCAATCGTTGATCATCAAGTGCCGGCGCATCCACAAGCAGTCGTGGCCCCGTTGAGCCGATACGAATCCCAGAAGAGACGAGACTGGAACACGTTTGGCCAGTACTTGAGGAACCGGAAGCCCCCAATCCCCCTCTCGCAGTGCAACTGCAACCATGTCCTGGATTTTCTCCGGTACCTCGACCAGTTTGGGAAGACCAAGGTCCACCTTCACGGGTGCGTGTTCTTTGGGCAACCCGACCCGCCTGCCCCGTGCACCTGCCCTCTCCGGCAGGCTTGGGGCAGCCTGGATGCTCTGATTGGTCGGCTAAGGGCCGCATACGAGGAGAATGGTGGAACCCCGGAGACGAACCCCTTTGGCAACGGGGCAATTCGTGTGTACCTCCGTGAAGTGAGGGAGTGTCAGGCTAAGGCGAGGGGAATCCCctacaagaagaagaagaaaaagaagagccAGCTCAAGACGATCAGCGGCTCAACTCGACAAGACTCGAGGCAATCAGCCTCATGA